The window TAGTAAACTCAGCTGTTCTCTCTTGTGGGGATTAATAAAGCAAATTTTGCTGCTTCCTTCTACAAGCTAAAATTTTTTAATCCTACGACCTGGGTAGAGAGTTTTGTTGGCTTTAGCTGTGATAGAAAAGTGATAAGGTTAGGAGTAGTTAAGTGGGTACAATGCTTGACTAGAAGGTGTGAGGCTTttggtaccaccaaaaaagacattttaaattgactttaaaaataagtgaatagCTTAAATCTCTTAACCTAGAGAGGTAAAGAATTAACTTTTAATTTGCTGCTGTGAGCCATGTAAGAGGCTGATCTTAGGCTTTTCTCATTCCAGGAGAGGGCTGGGCGTCACTGTGGAGCTCTGAGAGTCCTGAATTCTTACTGGGTTGGTGAAGATTCTACATACAAATTCTTTGAGGTTATCCTCATTGATCCATTCCACAAGGCCATCAGAAGAAATCCTGACACCCAGTGGATCACCAAACCAGTCCACAAGCACAGAGAAATGCGTGGGCTGACCTCTGCAGGCCGCAAGAGTCGTGGCCTTGGAAAGGGCCACAAGTTCCACCATACTATCGGTGGTTCTCGCCGAGCAGCGTGGAGACGGCGCAATACTCTCCAGCTCCACCGTTACCGCtaataataaaagtaatgttTGTACAATTCTTACCTAATAAACAATTTAGGACAGTCATGTCTGCTTAAAGGTGTTATTTGTCTGTTAGAACTAGTTTGCAGATTATTTCATGACTGCTTTGTCAAATTATGGGAGTGCAATAATGTTTGAAGTCTAAAGTGATGGTGTTTCTTGTTTCTCC is drawn from Perognathus longimembris pacificus isolate PPM17 chromosome 10, ASM2315922v1, whole genome shotgun sequence and contains these coding sequences:
- the Rpl15 gene encoding 60S ribosomal protein L15; the protein is MGAYKYIQELWRKKQSDVMRFLLRVRCWQYRQLSALHRAPRPTRPDKARRLGYKAKQGYVIYRIRVRRGGRKRPVPKGATYGKPVHHGVNQLKFARSLQSVAEERAGRHCGALRVLNSYWVGEDSTYKFFEVILIDPFHKAIRRNPDTQWITKPVHKHREMRGLTSAGRKSRGLGKGHKFHHTIGGSRRAAWRRRNTLQLHRYR